Genomic DNA from Bdellovibrio sp. ArHS:
AGACCCTCGTCTTATGAGCAACGACCAGAAAGTAAATGATGTTACAAACCTAGACTTGAAGAATGATGATGCCCTAGGACAAACTAAAAAAGAGGGGAATGTTGTTCAACAAACATCTTCCACTGCTAGCGCTCCTGCGGCAAAATCGAATATCATGAAAAACGTGGGTTTGTCCCGCGACATGATGGAGAAAATCGCCAAGGAGACAGCGAAGTAATGGTGGATTTAAAGAAGATACAAACATTCGATCAACTTGTTCCGAGCCAGCCAGGGAAGATAAAACAACCTGACTTGGGCAAGGGACCTTCCTTCAAGGATACCCTGGACGGTATTTCGGGCGTGACGCCACAGAATATCGGACAAGTGAATCCTCAAGGCCTGGCCAAGGCTGCTGAAGGAGTGAAGTTCTCGAATCACGCGATTGAGCGGATGAGAACTCGGGGAATTAGTTATTCACCCGAGGACATCACGAAGCTGCAAGACGCGATCTCGAGAGCGGCGGCGAAAGGTTCCAAGGATTCATTAGTTTTAATGAATGATTCGGCACTGATCGTCAGCGTGAAGAACAACACGGTAGTAACTGTCATGGACAAGAATGCATTGAAAGAAAATGTGTTCACGAACATCGACTCTACAGTGGTTATCTAGCACGCTCGCGGACGCGGAGGAGGCTGAAGAGCGGAGCTCGAAGGCTGAGCGAGTTCGCAAAGAAGTTAACAGAGTGGACGGGCTTAGTTAGCTTTTGTTAGAAAAATTAAATAATTTTAGGGCTGGTCCTCGTAGAGGAGGCCCTCCAAACGGCGGATTCCGATTGAAGACGCCAACGACATGGAGGTCACATGGGTATTCTTTCATCTCTTTACACGGGTGTGTCTGGTATGACTGCGCAAGGCGAAGCTTTGGGCGTTATCGGGGACAACATCGCCAACGCGAACACTATCGGTTTCAAAGCAAGCCGTGCAGAATTCCAAGACATCATTTCTAAAAACTTAAAAGGTATTCTTGGTGGTAACCAAATCGGTCGCGGTGTGAAGATCGGTGCAGTAAACCCAATCTTGACTCAAGGTAATATCGACGCCACAGAAAAAGTCACAGACTTGGCAATTTCTGGTGACGGTTACTTCAAAGTAAAAGGATCCGATGGTGAATCGTTCACTCGTGATGGTTCTTTCCACTTTGACCGTGAAGGTTACTTGGTAACGAACGATAACCAAAAAGTTCAAGGTTTCTCAACGGACGAAAAGGGCAATATCGTTAACAAAATGACAGATATCAAGTTCCCTCGCGCGTTGATTCCAGCAAAAGCGACGAAAGAATTGAAATTGGATCTGAACTTAGACTCGCGCATGGAAGCGACTAAGAAATTTGATATCAAAGATCCATATTCCACTTCTCACTACTCTACAGGCGTAGAGATGTTTGACTCTCAAGGTAACAAACACTTGGTAAGCTTCTTCTTCAACAAAGTGGCTGACCGTGAATGGGAATTCAAAGGGTTGGTTGACGGTAAAGAAGTCACTGGTGGCGATGAAGGTGCATTGTCTCAGGTGGTTGCCGGTAAGTTGACATTCACTGTTGATGGTAAATTGGATTCTCAGGAAACGACAGAAACAAACTTTAACTTCAAGGGCGGTGCTCTTCAAGATCAACAAGTTAAAATCAACTTCGGTGACGCCATTAAAGACGGCGGTAAAGGTTTGGAAGGTACTAAGCAGTACGGTAAGAATTCAGACCTGATCTCTTGGCACCAAGATGGCGCGGCGGCAGGAACAATCACTGGTTTGTCATTCAATGACGAAGGTATTTTGACTGCGGTTTACTCGAATGGACAGGCCTCTGACCTTGCGCAGATCGCTCTTGCGAAATTCGAAAATCCGGAAGCTCTGTTCAAAGTTGGTAACAACCGTTTGAAAGAATCCAGAGATTCGGGCGCGGCTTCTTTGGGCGGACCGGGTTCTGCGGGTCGTGGTAAGTTATTCGCAAAGTCTCTTGAGAGATCAACGGTAGACTTGGCTACGGAATTCGTAAACATGATTCAAAATCAACGTGGTTTCCAAGCCAATGCGAAGACAATCACGACGACAGATGAGCTTTTAAACGAGGTTATCCAGCTTAAGAGATAATACTAATCTGAACTAAAACCTAATGACCATGTCGACGGGCTTCCTGACCAGAAGCCCGTTTTTATTTTTGCAGCTCGCGTAAATGTGAAATCACTCTTTTGCAATCCTGATTACGGCATCGTTTGGTTTTATGTTTGCAATCCTCTCTAAGAAGTCCGTTAAATGTCTGTAATAATGGAGTGTTTTTAGGATTATATTACAAATACGACTTTTGTTTAGAGACAAAACTGATATATCCTTGGGCTCAGAAATAACATGAACGTAACAAAGGTGACTCTGTATGAGATGCTTAGTAGTTGAAGACGATAACGAAATCGCAACGATCGTGAAACAGGGCTTAGGGGAACTTGAAGGCGAAGTGGAAGTTGAATCAAACGGCCGCCGCGCTTACGAGAGAGCTTTGACAAATCATTACGACATCATCGTACTTGATCTAATGCTTCCCGAAATGGACGGTTACACTTTCGCAAAGTCATTGCGTGAAAAAGAAGTGAATACGCCCATCCTGATCCTGAGTGCTTTGCGCGAGTTGGATGACCGCCTAAAAGGTTTGAGCATGGGTGGCGATGACTACCTGACGAAACCTTTTGCCATGGCGGAATTGCAGATTCGCGTAAAAAATCTTTTGAAGCGTGCGCAAAAGGCCTCTGAAGTGACGCAATTGGTTTTCCAAGACTTAAAGTTAAACCGATTGAATCGCGAAGTGGTTCGTGCAGGGCGCAAGTTGGATCTGCAAGAAAGAGAATTCGTTCTTCTAGATCTGTTCATGAGCAATCCCAATAAAATCATCGGAAAACAAACTATCTTAAAGGAAGTTTGGAATTATGATTTCGATCCACAAACAAACGTGGTAGACGTATTGGTATGCCGTTTAAGAAACAAGTTAGAAAAAGACTTCCCTACACGACTTATCTATACGGTCAGAGGTGTAGGATATGTTCTTAAGTCGTCTTAAGCCGACTCTTTTCCGAATCAGCACTAAACTGACGCTCGCGTACTCTTTAGTGCTGATCCTTAGTTCGACCGTCATATTCAGCTTTTTATATTTCCAAATCAGTCATGCCCTGCAAAATCAGGAGCGTCTGGTTTTGGGCGCCAAGCTTGAGGAGTACCGCAATCGTATCGAAATGAGCGGGCTGAAAGAGCTGACAAACTATTTTTCTTACGTTCCTGACTATGATCCGAATGCGTCACTGCTGGTGGGACTGGTTTCGCCACGAGGAGAAATTCTTTTTCTGCATGAACCTGTGGCCGGTCTGTCAGTTGATTTTGAAGATCTGAAAACGGAAGTGATCAATCAAAGATCCCCGCATTTCGATTTCGCGATGCCTGAGAATAGAAGAAACGACAGTCTTTTGGTCTTCGGAAAAACTCTGAAAGAGGGGAACCGACTTTTCGTTGCGAAAAGCACAGAAGGGCTCGGCGTTCAATTGCGCAACTTACAGAAAATCTTCTGGTGGTTGTTATTGCCGGTTGCCCTGGTCGGTTTTCTGGGCGGATTATTTCTTTCGAATAACACCCTCAGCCCGGTCCGTGAACTACTGACGTCCATGAAAAAGATTGAAAGTGGTTCCTTGTCAACGCGTGTCCCGATTGGCGGCAGTGATGACGAACTTGAAGAGCTCAAAATTCTTTGCAACAAAATGCTCGATAAAATTGAAAACCTGGTGAACGGCCTGAAAGAGGCTTTTGATCACTTGGCGCATGATATTCGCACTCCGGTAACTCGACTGCGCGGTCGTGCGGAGCTGGCCTTGCAGGGCGAAGGGGATATAGAAACCTATCGTGAAGCTTTGCAAAGTTGTTTTGAAAATTCAGACAAAATTCTTAACTTCTTGCAAGTGCTTACAGATATTACTGAAGCTGAAAACCGTAGTAAGAAACTAAAACTTGAAAAGAAATTCATCAGTCAGTTGGTCGAAGAAATGATGAGTTTGTATGAAATGGCTTTTGAGGAAAAAGATATTAAGATCACGCAAAAACTGGATGCCCATGACTGGGCGATGGTGGATGCGCGTCTCATCAGTCGGGTGATCGCGAATCTTTTGGATAATGCTCATAAGTACACGCCTTCGGGTGGCGAAGTGAAGATCGAAACAATCAATCAAACTGAAAATGTCATTCTGCGAGTGACCGACACCGGTCCCGGAATCGCTGCTGAAGAACAAAGTGCGGTGTTTCAAAAGCTTTATCGCAGCGATAAAAGCCGTTCCGAGTACGGCATGGGCTTGGGGTTGACCTTCGTGAAAGCGGTTGTGGAGGCACACGATGGGAAGGTTTCTGTAAGAAGTCCGGTCAAAGATGGAAAAGGCACGGAATTTGAGGTTCTTTTACAAAAGATGTCCTAACAAAGCGCAGTCATTGCGCTTTGTTCTGTTAAGCCCATCTCATTTGGGTTATTATTAAGCAAATTCGAATACACCAAGGGTTTCGCTTTAATCGGCGAAAGTTTTTTGATGGTAGGGTCGCCATCCTTAAAGAAGGGTGCTCCTATGGAACTTGGTGAAAAGCTTCTTAATCTGCTATTTATTTTTATTCCACTTGTCGTTTTTGTTTCTCTCTTCTTTTTCTTAGAAGCGAAAAGAAAAAGCAAAGAGATGGATTCTTCCAAACAGGTCCTTCATAAATCTAAAGGGCGTTGATACGCGAACTAAACACCTAAATAGGATTTCCGAACCTCGTCGTTATTCAAAAGATTCTGTGCGGAATCCTGCATAACGACGCGGCCGGTTTCTAAAACATAAGCGCGGTGGGATATTTTTAAAGCCATACGGGCATTTTGCTCTACGAGAAGTACCGTCATGCCTTCTTTATTGAGTTTTTTTACAATCTCAAAGATCTGAGCGACGATCAAAGGAGCTAACCCCAAGGAAGGCTCATCCAAAAGAAGCAGTTTAGGTTTGGCCATCAATGCGCGGCTGATCGCTAACATTTGCTGCTCGCCACCCGAAAGTGTGCCAGCCATTTGCGCAATGCGCTCTTTCAGTCTGGGAAAAAGCTCAAAGCACATATCCAGGTCGCTCTTGATTTGCGTCTTGTCAGAACGGGTGTAGGCCCCCATTTCCAGATTTTCGTAGACGCTCATTTGCGGAAAGACGCCGCGGCCTTCGGGGGATTGGGCAATCCCCAGGTTCACCCTTTTAAAGGTAGGCACTTTGTTTAAGTTCTGACTGGCAAAAGAAATCTGCCCCTGCACGGGCACCAGTCCTGATATCGCTCGTAAAGTCGTGGTTTTTCCGGCGCCATTGGCTCCGATTAAAGATACGACCTCACCTTCATTTACATAAAAGCTGACGCCCTTCAGGGCCTGAATAGAGCCATAAAAGACTTCAAGATTCTCGACAGTTAAAAGAGGAGAAGTCATTCTTTTTCCTCCACGCCCAAATAGGCCTCGATCACTTTTTGTGAACCTTGTATTTTTTGCGGACCGCCCTCTTCGATTTTTACACCGTGATCTAGAACGATGATGTTTTCGCAGATTCCCATGACAAGTTTCATATCGTGTTCAATCAGAAGAACCGTTAGTTTAAACTGCTCGCGGATTTTTGCGATAGTCTCCATCAAGTGATGGGTTTCTGAATGATTCATGCCTGCGGCAGGTTCGTCCAAAAGAATGATCTTCGGGTCCGTCGCCAATGCGCGCACAATCTCAAGCTTGCGCTGCTCTCCATAAGGCAACGCTGACGCTGGTTTGTGCGCTTTTTCATCCAAATGGAAAATTTTAAGAAGGCTCATCGCCTTTTCCTGCAAATCTTGTTCAGCTTTACGGAAACGAGATGTTTGCAGAAGAGTATCAAAGATTCCATAGTGCATGTGTTGATGGCCAGCGATCAAGACGTTATCTAGAACCGTCAAACCTTTAAAAAGTCGAATATTCTGAAAGGTGCGAGTCACGCCTTGATGAGAGATCTCATAGGGCTTTAAACCCTTCAGGGATTTCCCTTCAAGGGCGACGTCTCCGAATGTGGGTTGATAAACTCCGGTCAGCATGTTGAAGACAGTGGTTTTTCCGGCTCCGTTAGGACCGATCAGGCCGGCAAGCTGACCTTTGTGAATTTTAAACTCTAAAGAGTCGACAGCTTTTAGGCCGCCAAACTGCATGGTGATCTTGCGTGCCTCAAGCAGAACGTCGGACATATTTTCTCCAAACATCTGTGATCTCGTTGTCGCCAAAGAGGCCCTTGGGACGAAGGATCATAACTAGGATCAAAAGCAACGAATAGATGACCATGCGTAAATCAACACCCGTAATTTCTTGCAAGGGTCGCAAGGCTTCGGGAAGGATGGTCAGGAAGACAGCCGCAACGATCGATCCCGTCATTGATCCCATTCCCCCTAGAACCACCATGATGACGGCATTCACGCTCAACAAAAAGGTGAACGAGGAAGGATTGATGAAATTCGTAAAGTGGGCAAACAAGGAGCCGGCGACTCCAGCAAAAAAACTGGAAAGAACGAAAGAGCGTACCTTCATTCGGGTGGTATTAATGCCCATAGCTTCTGCCGCGATTTCATCTTCACGCACGCTTAAAAAACCACGACCGTATGTCGAATGCATCACTCTCCAGATTGTGAAGAAACAGATGACCAGCCACACAGAAGCAAAAATGAATGAAAAAAGGAACGAACCAAAACCCGGAATCCCCGAATAGCCGCGAGGTCCGCCTAAGAAGTCCATATTAAGCAGGGCCACGCGGATAATTTCACCAAAGCCCAAAGTCACGATGGCCAGGTAGTCGCCTTTAAGTCTTAAAGAGGGCAGGCCGACTAAGAATCCCGCGACAGCCGCTAAAAGTCCTCCGCCAAGAGAATAAATGAAATATTCGATCGCTTGGAATGAAGGAGGAATAATATCCCAGTGAGTGTTGGCGTAAGCGGAAAAGTAAGCGCCGATCGCCATGAAACCAGCATGTCCCAAAGAGAACTGCCCGGTGTAACCGTTTACAAGATTCAAGCTCATGGATAAAAGACAATTCACCAACGCAAAAAGCAGAATCAGTTGGAAGTAGGCATTGAGTCCGAAATCTAGAATGAAGCCTAAAAAACAAAGAGTGATAAAAGCCAGAAGGGGAGATTTAACTGTTCTTATCATTAAACCTTCTCCACGGAGTATTTACCTAACAGACCTGCAGGCTTGAAAATCAAAATCACAATTAAAATGCCGAACGCCAGGGCGTCGCGATAGGTGCTGGAAAGATAGGCGACAACCATTTCTTCTGAAAGCCCCATAATCAAGGCTCCCAAAACCGCACCGCCCAAATTGCCGATGCCGCCCAGAACGGCGGCAACGAAAGCTTTCATGCCGATCATCATTCCCATCAAGGGATCAATTTTAGGGTATTTCATGCCGACCAGAACGCTGCCGACACCCGCGAGGGCCGAGCCGACAACGAACGTGAAAGCAATGATTCGATCCGGGTTGACGCCCATAAGGCTAGCGACCGAAGCGTTGCTGCTGACCGCGCGCATGGCGCGACCGATTTTGGTTTTAAAAATAAGAAACTGCAAAGCCACCATGGCAATAATGCTGACCACAAGCACAGTGACGTCGAAAGATTTAAGTTCGACGTTGCCGATATTAAAAAGAACGAAGTCGTTGATGACGGAAGGAAAGACTTTGGGATCTGCACCAAAAACGACCTGACCCGAATATTCCAAAAACAAACTGACACCGATGGCGGTAATCAGAATATTCAATTTCGGTGCATTTCTTAGGGGTCGATAAGCCAAACGTTCGATGACCAGTCCTAAAAGACTGCAGCAAACCATAGAAACAAGAAGAAGAGTGATCAAAGAGGAAATGCCCGGGTTGTTTTCGATTCCCATCCAACGGGCAAAATAATAGGCGGCAAAAGCGCCCACCATGTAAACATCAGAGTGGGCGAAGTTGATCATTTTCAGGATTCCATACACCATCGTGTAACCAAGGGCGATCAGTGCGTAAATAGAACCAAGACTGATACCGTTGATAATGTGTTGTATGAAATCCTGCATGCACCGTCCTTATGGCGTGATTGTCGTAATGTATTTTCGGTTGTTTCCGTCAACTTGGATGATCACCGCGCTTTTCACCGCGTCCCGATTTTCATTCAAGGTGATTTTGCCTGTCACGCCCGCAAAATCTTTCGTCTTTGCTAGTTCATCACGAATAGACTTGCCTGACAAGTCGGGAGCACGTTCAATCGCTGCCGCAAGAATTTTTCCTGCATCGTAGCCCAGAGCCGCCAAGGCATCGGGAGTCTCGTTGTATTTTGCTTTGAATTTTTTGATAAATTCAGTCACGGAAGGATCTGTTGATTCGGTTGTGTAGTGATTGGAATAGTAATTTCCGTTCACGGCCTCTTTGCCGATTTCTGATAACTTGTCGCTATCCCAGCCGTCGCCGCCCATCAGGGGAACTTTGATACCCAACTGACGAGCTTGTTGAGAAATCAATCCTACTTCTGTGTAGTAACCCGGAACATAAATGCCTTCTGGATTTTTTGAGCGGATCTGAGTGAGCTGAGCTTTAAAATCGATATCGCCGGCTTGGTAGCTTAAGTCGTTAGTGATTTCTCCGCCGCGTTTTTTAAACTCTTCAGCGAAAACGTCCGCCAGGCCGACACTGTAATCATTTTTCACGTCACGTAGAATCGCCACTTTTTTAAGTTTTAAGTTTTCACTGGCAAATTTCGCCATCACGAAACCTTGGAAAGGGTCGATGAAGCAGATGCGAAAGACGTAATCGCCGATTTTAGTCACATCGGGATTTGTCGAAGCGGGAGAAAGAAATGGAACTTTGGCATTTTGGGCGATAGGACCTGCCGCTTTGGAGCGACCACTGGCAACACCGCCGATGATAGCGACAACTTTGTTTTGGTTGATCAGACGGGTCACCGCCGCAGCGGCTTCTTCGTTTTTGCCTTGGTCATCCAAAGTCACCAAGGAAATTTTCTTTCCTTTGATGCCCCCGGCAGCATTCACCTCATCTAGGGCCAAGCGAACGCCTTTATTTGAACTCAACCCAAAAGTGGCATCACTTCCGGTCAAAGAGTCATATTCACCAATAACAATTTCATTTTCTTTTTTCGTACATCCCGCAACCAGCGGAAGCACCAAAGCCAAAGTTAATAGCAGGCGTTTCATCGGAACCTCATTTCTCAGTGTGCAAAATAGATACACTCTAGAATTCAAGTTCCGAAAACTCTGGTCAAGATAAAAAGGCAGAAGAAAGGCTTCGGAGGAAGCCTTAAGTCGCAAGAATATTTGCTAAAGAAAGCAGATCCAACTGGGTCTTCTTTTCATTCTTAGTCACAAGATCCAAAGGCACTTGCACCAGGCGTTCACCCTCAGTGCCGATCATAATGTCGCAATATCCTTTAAGCAGTGAATCGACTGCGGCAGCTCCCATGCGGCTGGCCAGTATTCGATCCGCGGCTGTCGGTGAGCCGCCACGCTGTTGATGACCTAAAATACAGACTTTCGCATCCATGCCTGATTTTTTGCGAATGGCATCAGCAAGATCATAGGCGCGGCCCGGCTTTTGCCCTTCCGCCGTGATAAGAATACTGCTGGTTTTTCCGCGAGCGATGGCATCTTTGATACGGTCCAAAGCCTTTTCCACCGTCGTATTACCCTCAGGCGTGAAGATTTCCTCGGCTCCTCCCGCAAGACCCACATGTGATGCGATA
This window encodes:
- a CDS encoding TIGR02530 family flagellar biosynthesis protein, whose protein sequence is MVDLKKIQTFDQLVPSQPGKIKQPDLGKGPSFKDTLDGISGVTPQNIGQVNPQGLAKAAEGVKFSNHAIERMRTRGISYSPEDITKLQDAISRAAAKGSKDSLVLMNDSALIVSVKNNTVVTVMDKNALKENVFTNIDSTVVI
- a CDS encoding flagellar hook protein FlgE — translated: MGILSSLYTGVSGMTAQGEALGVIGDNIANANTIGFKASRAEFQDIISKNLKGILGGNQIGRGVKIGAVNPILTQGNIDATEKVTDLAISGDGYFKVKGSDGESFTRDGSFHFDREGYLVTNDNQKVQGFSTDEKGNIVNKMTDIKFPRALIPAKATKELKLDLNLDSRMEATKKFDIKDPYSTSHYSTGVEMFDSQGNKHLVSFFFNKVADREWEFKGLVDGKEVTGGDEGALSQVVAGKLTFTVDGKLDSQETTETNFNFKGGALQDQQVKINFGDAIKDGGKGLEGTKQYGKNSDLISWHQDGAAAGTITGLSFNDEGILTAVYSNGQASDLAQIALAKFENPEALFKVGNNRLKESRDSGAASLGGPGSAGRGKLFAKSLERSTVDLATEFVNMIQNQRGFQANAKTITTTDELLNEVIQLKR
- a CDS encoding response regulator transcription factor, producing MRCLVVEDDNEIATIVKQGLGELEGEVEVESNGRRAYERALTNHYDIIVLDLMLPEMDGYTFAKSLREKEVNTPILILSALRELDDRLKGLSMGGDDYLTKPFAMAELQIRVKNLLKRAQKASEVTQLVFQDLKLNRLNREVVRAGRKLDLQEREFVLLDLFMSNPNKIIGKQTILKEVWNYDFDPQTNVVDVLVCRLRNKLEKDFPTRLIYTVRGVGYVLKSS
- a CDS encoding ATP-binding protein → MFLSRLKPTLFRISTKLTLAYSLVLILSSTVIFSFLYFQISHALQNQERLVLGAKLEEYRNRIEMSGLKELTNYFSYVPDYDPNASLLVGLVSPRGEILFLHEPVAGLSVDFEDLKTEVINQRSPHFDFAMPENRRNDSLLVFGKTLKEGNRLFVAKSTEGLGVQLRNLQKIFWWLLLPVALVGFLGGLFLSNNTLSPVRELLTSMKKIESGSLSTRVPIGGSDDELEELKILCNKMLDKIENLVNGLKEAFDHLAHDIRTPVTRLRGRAELALQGEGDIETYREALQSCFENSDKILNFLQVLTDITEAENRSKKLKLEKKFISQLVEEMMSLYEMAFEEKDIKITQKLDAHDWAMVDARLISRVIANLLDNAHKYTPSGGEVKIETINQTENVILRVTDTGPGIAAEEQSAVFQKLYRSDKSRSEYGMGLGLTFVKAVVEAHDGKVSVRSPVKDGKGTEFEVLLQKMS
- a CDS encoding ABC transporter ATP-binding protein — encoded protein: MTSPLLTVENLEVFYGSIQALKGVSFYVNEGEVVSLIGANGAGKTTTLRAISGLVPVQGQISFASQNLNKVPTFKRVNLGIAQSPEGRGVFPQMSVYENLEMGAYTRSDKTQIKSDLDMCFELFPRLKERIAQMAGTLSGGEQQMLAISRALMAKPKLLLLDEPSLGLAPLIVAQIFEIVKKLNKEGMTVLLVEQNARMALKISHRAYVLETGRVVMQDSAQNLLNNDEVRKSYLGV
- a CDS encoding ABC transporter ATP-binding protein, whose amino-acid sequence is MSDVLLEARKITMQFGGLKAVDSLEFKIHKGQLAGLIGPNGAGKTTVFNMLTGVYQPTFGDVALEGKSLKGLKPYEISHQGVTRTFQNIRLFKGLTVLDNVLIAGHQHMHYGIFDTLLQTSRFRKAEQDLQEKAMSLLKIFHLDEKAHKPASALPYGEQRKLEIVRALATDPKIILLDEPAAGMNHSETHHLMETIAKIREQFKLTVLLIEHDMKLVMGICENIIVLDHGVKIEEGGPQKIQGSQKVIEAYLGVEEKE
- a CDS encoding branched-chain amino acid ABC transporter permease; this encodes MIRTVKSPLLAFITLCFLGFILDFGLNAYFQLILLFALVNCLLSMSLNLVNGYTGQFSLGHAGFMAIGAYFSAYANTHWDIIPPSFQAIEYFIYSLGGGLLAAVAGFLVGLPSLRLKGDYLAIVTLGFGEIIRVALLNMDFLGGPRGYSGIPGFGSFLFSFIFASVWLVICFFTIWRVMHSTYGRGFLSVREDEIAAEAMGINTTRMKVRSFVLSSFFAGVAGSLFAHFTNFINPSSFTFLLSVNAVIMVVLGGMGSMTGSIVAAVFLTILPEALRPLQEITGVDLRMVIYSLLLILVMILRPKGLFGDNEITDVWRKYVRRSA
- a CDS encoding branched-chain amino acid ABC transporter permease — protein: MQDFIQHIINGISLGSIYALIALGYTMVYGILKMINFAHSDVYMVGAFAAYYFARWMGIENNPGISSLITLLLVSMVCCSLLGLVIERLAYRPLRNAPKLNILITAIGVSLFLEYSGQVVFGADPKVFPSVINDFVLFNIGNVELKSFDVTVLVVSIIAMVALQFLIFKTKIGRAMRAVSSNASVASLMGVNPDRIIAFTFVVGSALAGVGSVLVGMKYPKIDPLMGMMIGMKAFVAAVLGGIGNLGGAVLGALIMGLSEEMVVAYLSSTYRDALAFGILIVILIFKPAGLLGKYSVEKV
- a CDS encoding ABC transporter substrate-binding protein; the encoded protein is MKRLLLTLALVLPLVAGCTKKENEIVIGEYDSLTGSDATFGLSSNKGVRLALDEVNAAGGIKGKKISLVTLDDQGKNEEAAAAVTRLINQNKVVAIIGGVASGRSKAAGPIAQNAKVPFLSPASTNPDVTKIGDYVFRICFIDPFQGFVMAKFASENLKLKKVAILRDVKNDYSVGLADVFAEEFKKRGGEITNDLSYQAGDIDFKAQLTQIRSKNPEGIYVPGYYTEVGLISQQARQLGIKVPLMGGDGWDSDKLSEIGKEAVNGNYYSNHYTTESTDPSVTEFIKKFKAKYNETPDALAALGYDAGKILAAAIERAPDLSGKSIRDELAKTKDFAGVTGKITLNENRDAVKSAVIIQVDGNNRKYITTITP